One Frankia alni ACN14a DNA window includes the following coding sequences:
- a CDS encoding DsrE family protein, with translation MTRPLVVKVTAGMDAPERCSQAFTVAAVAVAAGTDVSVWLTGESAWFALPGRAAEFDLPHAAPLPDLLAGILAGGRVTVCTQCAARRSFGPDDVIPGVRIAGAAAFVDEVLADGVQALVY, from the coding sequence ATGACCCGTCCCCTCGTCGTCAAGGTCACCGCTGGGATGGACGCGCCGGAGCGCTGTTCGCAGGCGTTCACGGTGGCGGCCGTCGCCGTCGCCGCCGGGACGGACGTCTCGGTCTGGCTCACCGGCGAATCCGCCTGGTTCGCGCTGCCCGGTCGGGCCGCGGAGTTCGACCTGCCGCATGCCGCGCCGCTGCCGGACCTCCTCGCCGGCATCCTCGCCGGTGGCCGGGTCACCGTGTGCACCCAGTGCGCGGCCCGGCGCTCGTTCGGCCCGGACGACGTCATCCCCGGTGTCCGCATCGCCGGCGCGGCCGCGTTCGTCGACGAGGTGCTCGCCGA
- a CDS encoding FABP family protein, whose amino-acid sequence MSARGRSAAGRPRSETTTGTGGAGPADLHPSLLPLAFLVGTWRGEGVGGYEDIEGFHYGQEITFAADGRPALGYVSHTWWADEPRDGREPGSPLATETGFWRVQPGEDGGSVVEVTLAHPFGIAEIYVGTVTGTRVDLDHNVLIRTATARDVTRSVRLYGIVEGGDLAYAIDMEAEGKPLQSHLSARLHRVTD is encoded by the coding sequence CTGAGCGCCCGGGGCCGGTCGGCCGCCGGGCGGCCGCGGTCCGAGACCACGACCGGGACCGGGGGAGCCGGGCCCGCCGATCTGCATCCCAGCCTGCTGCCGCTGGCCTTCCTCGTCGGCACCTGGCGCGGTGAGGGCGTGGGCGGCTACGAGGACATCGAGGGCTTCCACTACGGCCAGGAGATCACCTTCGCCGCCGACGGCCGCCCGGCGCTGGGCTACGTCTCCCACACCTGGTGGGCGGACGAGCCGCGCGACGGCCGGGAGCCCGGTAGCCCACTGGCCACCGAGACCGGCTTCTGGCGCGTCCAGCCCGGCGAGGACGGCGGGTCGGTCGTCGAGGTGACGCTGGCGCATCCGTTCGGCATCGCGGAGATCTACGTCGGCACGGTGACGGGAACCCGCGTCGACCTCGACCACAACGTGCTGATCCGCACGGCGACCGCCCGCGACGTCACCCGCTCGGTGCGGCTCTACGGGATCGTCGAGGGCGGGGACCTGGCCTACGCGATCGACATGGAGGCCGAGGGCAAGCCGTTGCAGTCGCACCTCTCGGCGCGTCTGCACCGCGTCACGGACTGA